The Chthoniobacterales bacterium DNA window GTTAGGACCCGTGTATTTCCAGGCGTTGTCGAGGAGGTTGTCTAACATGCAGACGAGTGCCGCCGCATCGCCGGGAATGTTAGGAAGATTCGGTTCCAACTCGCTTCGGTAGCTAGTTCCCTCCGCGTGCCGCCGCTGGCCGAGATTTTCCTCCGCCGCGCTGACCATGTCCGCCGCCGCGATGGAACTCGCGGCCAGCCCATCGTTTCCTAACTCGAGTCGCGAGTGAGTGAGAAATTGATCCACCAGACGCGAGAGCCGGGTGTTTTCGCGGGCGAGCAATTCGAGATATTCCGCCTGATCGGGGCAGCGTCCCTCGCGGATCGTGTCGAGCAGCAGCCGCATCGAGGCGACCGGCGTGCGCAATTCGTGCGCCAGCGTGGCGAGCGAACTGGTCTTGAGTTCCTGCGTTTTGATCTGCCGCAGAAAGGCCCAGCCCGCGAGCAGCGCGATGAGGATGTTAGCACTAATCGTGAAGATGGCGGTGCGCGTGTAGCTGTCGATCTGGTCCCGCACCGCCTGCTGGATGAGCGAGCGGTCCGCGGTGTAAAGCTCGACCGTCGCATCCGGCAGCAGCGTCGAAATGTTCGTGCTCGCCACCGGACTGCCCGTGACTTTGGCAGCACCGGCCAGCAGCGTGCGATCCTTCGCCAGCACCCGGATGCGCACCTCGTGATCGAAGGAACGGCGCAGCGCGGCGGCGATGATCTCGGCGGAATGGCTGGGAGCGGCGGCGATTTCGTTCTTCAAAGTCACGCTCAAAGTCCGCGTGGCAATGGAGAGCGAATCCTGCCAGGCCGAGGCAATCATATCGCGCGCGGCCTCGCGTTCCTGCTGCACGGTTTCAAACATGAAACGCAGGAGGAGTCCGGTCGGAATGAGCGGCGCTAGTACTAGCAGCAGCAAGAGCGCGCGAATCTGCCGGGGCTTGATTTCCTGAAGGCTGATCATGAGGGGAACCGGGGAAGTCTGAGACGGAGTGGAACATGAGTCGAGTTCCATCGCACTGTTAGGATCTGGGCAGGGAATTCACACGAAGGCACGGAGAAACACGGAGGGGAGGAGTAGTTGCTCTTTTTCCCATCTCC harbors:
- a CDS encoding HAMP domain-containing sensor histidine kinase → MISLQEIKPRQIRALLLLLVLAPLIPTGLLLRFMFETVQQEREAARDMIASAWQDSLSIATRTLSVTLKNEIAAAPSHSAEIIAAALRRSFDHEVRIRVLAKDRTLLAGAAKVTGSPVASTNISTLLPDATVELYTADRSLIQQAVRDQIDSYTRTAIFTISANILIALLAGWAFLRQIKTQELKTSSLATLAHELRTPVASMRLLLDTIREGRCPDQAEYLELLARENTRLSRLVDQFLTHSRLELGNDGLAASSIAAADMVSAAEENLGQRRHAEGTSYRSELEPNLPNIPGDAAALVCMLDNLLDNAWKYTGPNKEIALLVGCKNGGVTFSIRDNGIGIAPAERAAIFNRFHQIDNRLARSAEGCGLGLSIVKRIVELHRGRITVESQPGKGSTFTVWLPTA